The stretch of DNA GCTCAAAACCAAACAGTTTCACAAACGCAGAAAGCACCAGCAACCCCTTGATGGTCTCGTATTCTTGCTGCAGCCGCATCAAAATCACCTGTTGCGCCCAGTCACCAAACAGCTTCTCCACGGCTTCTGCTGCAGCGGGGTTGTTGCTGTTTAGCTGCGCCTCTGCCTGTTTGGTTTGCTCTTTTAGCTTTGTGATGAGAGCGATTTTTTCTTCGGAGGTCAGGTGCTTGGTTTCGGCGATTGCGTCTGCATCGTAGCTTAGTATCATGAACTCTTTGGTGAGTTCCTCTGCGTCAGAGTAGAATTCGTTGTAAAACCTGGCTAGGGCAGCTTTGATGTTAGGTAACTGGGCGTTTAGCTCAGTGAGGAGCACCTTTGTTTCTGACTCCATCTTAGTAACCATAGCCATATGATAGAGCAGCGAGCCCATCATGCCTGGGTCAGCTTGTTTGCCGCTTGGGACGCCGCTAAAGATTTGGTTAAATAGCGCCTTTGCAGCTTCAAAATCGCCTGCTCCTATAGCGGCTGCTGCCTGATCAAGCTTACTTTTTCGATCAACAAGCAGCTGAGCCCATTTATGGCATTGTCTAACATCAAAGTTGGTCATGTATGGTACCCCTAAAACTTAAGAGTCCCCTTTGATGGTAAAAAAAGCTAGCGGTACCGTAGCTGCTAGACGATTATGCATCTGACGCTGCAGCATAGATTCGATAGCCTAATTAACCTCCGCCTGAAAGCATATGTCTACGAAAAGGTGGACTCATTGGATTTCGACTTCAACTTAATCTACGCTTTAGTCGGCTTCGTCATCATGTTCGGGTACCTAGGCGTCATCGGCATCAACAAACCCCGCGGCATGAGCATGAAAACATGGTGCGCAGGCTACCTTGCCATGGCCATTGTGTTTGATGTATTAGCCGTCGTCGGCATGGTCTTCGGCTACACCTGGCTAACCTTCCTGCTTATCGGATTAGCCGCCGGCGCATCAACGGGTCTAGCACTGCATGTTTGGCATCACATCACCGAAGAAGGTGACCATGAACACGGCGATGGCGCCTCCATTATGGGTTTTTAACCCCGCCCATACCCTTTTTCATTTCTCAAAAAAACCAAGATAGAACCAACTATGGGCTAGCTGCCTCTTCCCCAGAACCTTTTTCCTCAAGCAGCACACCATATAAGCTCATGTAATCGCGCAGTTGACACAGTATCAGAAAATTCTCCCGCACAAACTCTTTGCCTTTAGCGCCCATCTGCTTTGCCGCCTCCCTGTTTTTTAGAAGAAAAAGCGTGCGCTCAGCCGCCTGCTCCACCGTATTTATCAAATAGCCATTTTCCCCGTCTATTATCTGCAGCGGGATTCCACCAACACGGCGCCCCACCACTGGAACACCTTTCCAAAGCGCCTCCGCCACCGTTAAACCGAAGCCTTCACGCGTGGACATCTGCAAAACCACCTGGGAGGCACTTTGAAATGCATTCACTTCTCGCTCGCGGACTCCTTTAAGGTCAGTGAGGAAATGAATGTCGGGGTCTTCGCCTGCGTGTCTAGCTGACTTTTCAAGGTAAAGCCAGCCTTCAGGGTCATCAGCCGCCATCCCCGCGATGAGGAGCAACTGCACCTCTGGAATCTGCTGCTTAACTATCCGGTACACGTCTATGGCGCCTGAGGGGTCCTTCCAGGGGTCGAAGCGTCCCACCTGAGTGATGATGGGTCGGTCCGCTCTGATGTTGAAGCGCTCCAGAATCGAAAGCACCTCCGTGTCGGGGAGGCTGCGGTTCTTCTCGCTTAGAGGATTAATGCTGGGGGGGCGGATGGCGAGGTTAGGCACGTTGAGGCTGGGCACAACGTATTCTTTGGCGGTGAAGACAGCGGCGTCATATTGGCTGATGTAGGGTTCCAGAAATCCCCAGACCGCTAAATTGGGCGTGGAGAGGTCGACGTGGCAGCGCCAGATCCAACTGTTTTTTCGGTTAGGATAATACTGTATCAGGGCGGCGGGTTGGGCGTCATGCACCATCACGATGTCTGTGTCGAGAATCGAGAGTTCACTGTTCATCTTGTTAAATTCAAGATACATGTTCTCGTCTTCTTTGCTGAGCATTATATTCATGCCCTGCAGGGCGTTATGGATTTTTTTGGTAACGGTAAAGAAGTCAAAGTCGCCCTTGATGACTTCCCAGTGAGCATCCAAACCTACACTGCGCATCAACGGTACTAGGCTGTGGAGGATTTCCGCTACGCCTCCCCCGAAGGGTGTGGAGTTCACATGCGTCACCGATTTCCCCTTTAACTTCTCACCTAGCTCCCGCACAGCCTCTATGAGGTCAGGGGACGCGACGTTATCGAAGTCTTTAAGCTCGATTTTCCTAGTTAACTCAACGTTTAACACAAAAAGCCCTCAAAAACAGTTCCAACGCTTTGGACAAAATATTATTTAGGTCGCCTCTACTAATAATGTTTGTTGGAGTTTTAACGGTTAAACAGCTAGGTCCCCCATGATTTTGAGCGCCCTTTTGTTGACCCTAAAGCTCCGCTTTGACGTTGTGAGGAAAAGCCTTTGCGTGTGGGAGCGGATTATCAAGATGGTACCTGTCACTTTACAGTGTGGGCTCCAAACCGAAGCCGAGTCACGCTTTGGCTCACCGGCGAAAACCAGCATTTAGCCATGGACCCAGCCGGCGGCGGCTACTGGGCGCATGTTGCAGAGGGCTTTGAACCCGGAACCCTCTACATGTATGAGCTCGACGGCGAAGCGGGCTTGCCTGATTCAGCGTCGCATTATCAGCCCGATGGCGTTTTTGGCGCCTCGCAGGTAATTGACCACGATGCTTACCGGTGGAGTGATCGCGGTTGGCGTGGATTGGACCTGAAGGATCTGGTGTTCTATGAGTTGCATGTGGGCACCTTCACTGGGGTGGGCACCTTTAAGGCGGCTGCTGAACACGTCGCTGAACTCTGTGACTTCGGTGTAAACGCCATAGAGTTGTTGCCTATCGCCCAGTTTTCAGGCAAACGCAACTGGGGCTACGACGGCGTGTTTCCCTTTGCAGTACAGAACAGCTACGGGCGACCCGACGACCTCAAAGCCCTCGTTGACGTCTGCCATCAGCATGGGGTAGCGCTGTTTGTGGACTTCGTCTACAACCATCTGGGCCCAGAGGGCAACTGCCTAAACAATTACGCACCCTACTTTCCCAGCACAAGCATGGGGCAATGGGGCTCCAACCTTAACCTCGACGGAGAACAAAACGGGGGAGTACGCAATTACTTTTTGGAGAACACCCTGCATTGGCTAAGCCACTACCACCTCGACGGCATCCGCCTCGACGCCATATACGCCATGCATGACAGCAGCGCATGCCACTTTCTAGCTGAGCTAAACCAGAAAGTCCACCATTACGCTGAGGGCGCAGGCAGAAAAATCCATCTGGTCGCGGAAAGCGGCTACAACATCCCCCAGGTGCTCACGCCAATCGAGAAGGGAGGCTGGGGGTTTGATGGGCAGTGGCTAGACGATTACCAGCATGCACTCTTTGCGTTGCTCACTGGAGAGAAGGAAGGATACTATAGCCTCTACGGGGGGCTGCCGGATTTAGCTGACGCCCTAAGTGACGCCTACGTTTACGTGGGACAAGAACCCGATATGAAGCGCCGATTACCCAGCGAATCCTACAGGTGGATACCCGCATGGAAACTGGTGGTTTTCTCGCAGAACCACGACCAAGTCGGCAACCGCCTCAGCGGAGACCGCCTCTCAGCCATCGCAGGCACCGAAGCTGCTAAGCTTGCCGCTGGCGTTGTTTTGCTCTCGCCCTATGTGCCGCTGCTCTTCATGGGTGAAGAATACGGGGAAACAGCGCCGTTTCTCTTCTTCACCGACTACCAGAACCCGGAGCTTGGCGACGCGGTAAGAGAGGGCAGAATACGGGAGTTTGCGCATTTCCACTGGCAGAGCCAAGCCCCTGATCCCCAAAGCGCCGAGACCTATGAGCGCTCAAAGCTTAACTGGCAACTGCGCTACTCGGCTAGAGGCGAGGAGGTTGCGTCGTATTACCGTGCCCTGCTGATGCTGAGGCGAAAGTACCCTCTCTTTAGGGTGCAGGCTGAGAGGCAAATCAGGCAGGTCAGCATCCAGGGAAATTTACTATTCATGGATAAGCAGGGTGGTGAGGCAGCAGCCGGAGTTGTCGCCAACTTTGGAAAAGACGCGGCTAGCTATGCTTTTCCCTTCGAAGGCGGCGGATACAGCAAAATTTTTGATTCAGCCGACTATTCAGCGGCCGATAAAGCCTCAGCTTTGTCTTCTTCAGCCGCGGAGGGGGAAACGCAGGTGATAGGGGGCTTCGGCTTGGCTGTCTACTATAAAGAGCCGCAGGAGACGCTGCCGGTTGGCTGAGCGCTCCATCTGCATCCATGGCCATTTCTATCAGCCGCCACGCGAAAACCCCTGGCTTGAAGAAGTTGAGTTCCAGGAATCCGCGCAGCCCTACCATGACTGGAACGAACGCGTAACCGCCGAATGCTATGCCCCCAACGCGGTGTCAAGGGTGATGGATCAGGATTGGCGCATAATCGGCTTAATCAACAATTACACTCGTATCAGCTTCAACTTTGGGCCCACTCTGCTGCATTGGTTGGCAAGGGCAAAGCCGCAGGTGTACGAGGCTATCCTTAACGCTGACCGCGAAAGCATGAATAACTTTTCGGGGCATGGCTCCGCCATAGCGCAGGTCTATAACCACATGATTATGCCGCTGGCGAATCGGCATGACAAGCAGACGCAGGTGAAATGGGCAATCGCTGATTTCCAGAAGCGGTTTGGGCGGTTCCCCGAGGGCATGTGGCTGCCTGAAACCGCCGTTGACACCGAAACATTGGAGGTTCTGGCAGAGAACAACATGAAATTCACGATTCTTTCTCCGCATCAAGCACTCAAGATGAGGCAGATAGGCAAGGAGGAGTGGCTGGATGTGTCGGATAGTAAAATAGACCCCAGACGCGCCTACCGCTGCGATTTGCCCTCTGGGAAAGTTATTACGCTGTTTTTCTTTGATAAACGCACCGCAAGCGACATCGCCTTTGGCAACCTGCTTAACAACGGAGAAGCCTTCGCTAAACGGTTAATTGACGCCTTCAAAGACAACAGTGAAGAGGCGCTGATTGAAAGCGTCGCCAGCGACGGCGAACTCTACGGGCACCATCACCCCCACGGCGACATGACGCTGGCATACTGCATCTACCATATAGTGCTAAATGAAGCTGCGAAACTCACGAACTTCGGAGAATTCCTCGAAAAGCATCCGCCCCAGCATGAAGTGCAGATTCAGCAGAACACTTCTTGGAGCTGCATTCATGGTGTTGAGCGGTGGAGAAGTGACTGCGGAGACAACATGGGCAGGCCGGGTTGGCATCAGGCTTGGCGTAAGCCCCTGCGGGAAGCCATGGATATGCTTCGAGATGCGTTGCTTCCCCGTTTTGAGGCGGATGCTTCCCTGTACCTCAAGGACCCTTGGGCTGCCCGGGATGACTACATCGAAGTGATTTGGGATCGCTCCAAAGAATCCATCACCAACTTCCTTTTTAAGCATGCAACACGCGTGTTGACTGAGGCGGAGGTGCGGCGTGTAATCAAGCTGATGGAGATGCAGCGGCACGCGATGCTCATGTACACAAGCTGCGGCTGGTTCTTCGATGAAATCTCAGGCATCGAAACCGTGCAGGTAATGATGTATGCTGCCCGCTCAATGCAGCTAGCCGAGGAACTATTCGACATAGACCTCGAAACGCCCTACGTAAAAATCCTGCGGGAAGCGCCCAGCAACATACCTGAATTCAAAAACGGCGCCAAAATCTACAGCATATTCATCAAACCCGCCGTTGTTGACTTCGCAAAAATCAGCGCCCAAAACACCATTCGAGAAATCTTCGCAGAGAACATCCAATCCGCTCCCACCCTGCCCAAGATGCCTAATTACTGCTTCAGTGCATCCGTTGACAGCGAAGTAAAACGGGACGACGGCAAATTCCGCCTCATTGTAAATCAATCCACCATCTTCTCCAAAGTCACGCTTGAAGAAGAAAATTTTAGCTGTGCCGCCATCTGGATGGGCGACCATAACGTTACCTGCGCCGTTAAAGCCGACATGAAAAAGCACCTGTTTAGCAAGATGCGCAGCGAGTTGGTTGCAAGCTTCGAGAAAGGCCAGATAAACGAGATAATTGTGGAGTTAGCACGGCATCTGGGGCAAGATAGCTATTCGCTTAAGGACCTCTCCAAAGACGATCAGCGCTTCATCCTCGAGTACATCGTTGAGGACGGCTTAAAGAAAGCCAAAGACCTCTATGACATCATCTACCATGATAACTCTACCCTGCTGCGGTTTATGAAGGAAAGCCGTATTCCATCGCCTAGACCCCTGCGGTCCGCCGCTGAAATTGTCATCAACATGGATATGGAAAACCTGCTTTATGAGGAATCGGTTGATTTGAAAAAACTCGAGAAACTCATCGGGGATTCTCGTTCCCTATCGGTGAAGCTTGACTCTGAGCTTTTAGGGTTTCAGGCCAGCCAGAAAATCGCCTCTGAACTCAGCAAACTCGCCATGAACCCAAGGGACATAGAAGCCCTTAAGAGGACCACGGAACTGATTCGCCTGCTCATCGTGCTGCCGATAGCGCTTAACCTTTGGGAATCCCAAAACATCGTTTTTACAATCGTCCAGAATCAGTATCAGACCGTGAAGGACCATGAGGATGAAGATTCAAAGACATGGGTTGCTGCCTTCAATGAACTATGCAACCTTTTAGGGATAAGGCTGGTGTAGATTTTGAAGGCGCCTACAGCAACCTACCGTATCCAACTTAACAGGGGCTTCACCTTCAGCGACCTCAAAGACATCTTGCCCTACCTTAAAACGCTGGGCATAAGCCACATCTATGCATCTCCGATTTTCCAAGCCAAAGAAGGCAGCCTCCACGGCTACGACGTAACTGATCCCGACAGCATCAGCGATGATTTGGGCGGACGAGCCGGCTTCGAGGAAGTGTCGGATGCAGCGGCGGCTTTAGGGCTGGGCTGGCTGCAGGACATAGTTTCCAACCATGCTTCCTACTCGGTTCAGAACTTGCGAATCAAAGACGTATTCTCAAAGGGCGCGGGGTCAGCGTATGCCTGCTTCTTTGATGTCGACTGGAACCACCCCTCCGCCAAGCTTTTCGGCAAGCTTATGGCGCCGTTTCTACCTGAACCCTACCGTAAAAGCCTACAGTCAGGGCAAATAAGGCTAGTCAATGATGGAGAATTCAAAATTAAGGCTGGAGCATTTGAGCTTCCAGTTAACTTGGCGACGCAGCAGCATCTGGAAATGGACGGCGCCGTCGAGCAAACGCTTGAGAAATACAACAGCCGCCCCGAATTCCTCGACGCAATCCTTGTCAAGCAACACTACAGTTTATCTCACTGGCGCACGGCGCTGCGACACATTAACTACCGCCGCTTCTTTGACATCATCGACTTAATCGGTGTACGCATGGAGAACCCCGCTGCCTTCGAGCAGATGCAGACGCTCTTTTTTGAGCTAGCGCAATCAGGCAGATTCAGCGCTCTTAGGTTTGACCACATCGATGGCCTCTCTGGACCCCAAGCGTATCTTGAGCATATGCGAAGCTGTCTCCCCCAGACCTACCTGGTGGTGGAGAAGATCCTCACAGGCCAAGAGCAGCTGCCCCTCTCCTGGCCGGTTCAGGGTACCACCGGCTATGATTTCTGTGACCGCGTAAACAAACTGCTGGTGCAGAATGAAAACGAAGCCGCATTCGATGAAATCTACCGGTCTTTTGTAGGCGAATCTGAAGCCTTCGAGGAGATGCTCTACAGAGAAAAAAAATCAATCATCCTAACCTCCTTTATGGGTGATGCACGTAACCTAGCTCGGCTCTTCGATGATTCTCTGCGTAAATCTGCCTACCGAAAACCCTGGAGCCGCCGGGGACTGCTAGCTGCCCTTGTTGAGGTGATGACTTGCTTTCCCATTTACCGCACATACATCGATGAGGGCCACCGCGACGACGCCGCATTCAAGGATGCACTGTGGAGTGCCCGGCAACGCAGTCCCCAGTTCGCCGACGGCTACTCCGCGGTTGATTTCATCCTTAAAGCCAGCCGCGCTTCACCTGACGCTTTGGAGGCAGTTATGAGGTTTCAGCAGTACAGCGGCGCAGTCATGGCGAAGGGCTTCGAGGACACGGCGCTCTACAGCTACAGTCGCCTGCTCTCGCTTAACGAGGTAGGTTCCAATCCAAGTCAATTTGGAATCTCTTTAGAGGAGTTTCACCGCTTCAATGAGCTACGCAGGGAAAACTGGCCGCTGACTCTTAACGCCACCAGCACTCATGACAGTAAACGAGGCGAAGACGTGCGGGCACGGCTAGCGGTGCTAAGCGAGCTTCCCGGGCAATTCCAAGCCAGCCTGCTTTTGTGGCGCGAAATTAATGCAGCCAAAAAACTGACCGTTGACGGCACCCCTGCACCCGACGCATGTATGGAATATTATCTCTACCAGACGCTTCTTGGCGCCTACCCGTGGCTTAAATCAGAGAGGGAGACCTTTACGGCGCGGGTTGGGATGCACATGGTTAAGGCGCTGCGGGAACAGAAGACTCATTCAAGCTGGCTTTCGCCGAATCTGCCCTACGAGGAGGCCGTCGCCGACTTCGTCAGGGCAGTTCTTCCTGACCGCGCCTTCTTGGATGCGTTTTTGCCGCTGCAGCAGAAAACCGCGTGTCTAGGCGCATTAAACAGCCTCAGCCAGACCCTGCTTAAAGTCGCCTGCCCCGGCGTTCCCGACTTCTATCAGGGAAGCGAACTCTGGAACCTCAGCTTGGTGGACCCCGATAACCGAGGACCCGTCAATTTAACCGTTGCAAAGTCTCTTCTGTCGGAAGTAGCCGCTCTTGAGCCCACTCAACTGCCGGGTTTACTGTCGGATTTCTCTGATGGAAAAGCCAAACTTTACCTCATCTATAGGGCGCTTCGGTTCCGCAGCAGCCAAAAACGGCTCTTCGAGCAGGGCACATATCATCCGCTGGCTCCGCAGGGCAAACATGCAAGGCACGCTGTGGCTTTCTGTCGGAATCAAGACGCAGACTGGGCGGTTGCGGTGGTTCAGCGTTACCCTTCGGGCCTGCTTTATATAAGGGGAGGGAGGCCTGCTGAGAGCAACAGCGAATCATCCATGGCTTGGGGCGAACTCGATTGGGCAGACACCTACATTGAACTGCCGAAGAGTGCACCTAACGAATTAACCGACATATTTACCGACAGAACCCACCGAGTGCATAGCGGGCGGCTACTGTTCTCCGACATTTTAGAAAAATTCCCAGTAGCGTTGCTCTGGGGGAAAAGCAACGGCTAGCAAAAAACGCGCCAGCGGCGTATTGCTCCACATCACCTCATTGCCCTCCGCCTTCGGCATAGGCGACTTGGGTCCCGAAAGCTTTCGATTCGCCGATTTACTTGCCGCCCAAATGCAGCGCTGCTGGAGCATTCTGCCCCTCTCGCCCACGCGCCTCACAGACGGCAACTCCCCATATCAGGCCAGCTCCGCCTACGCAGGCAACCCCCTCTTAATCAGCCCCGAACTTTTAGCCCAAGAAGGGTTCATCCCAAAAGCTCCCATGCCGCAGCCTCAGCGGGCCAACCAAGTTAACTTCAAAGCAGTCTATCCGCAGAAGCAAGCCGTCCTCAACATGGCCTACCTCGCCTTCAAAGCATCCGGTCAACAAGCCCGCGAGTTTCGTGTTTTCTGCGAAGAGAACCGCAGTTGGCTAAACGACTATGCCCTCTACGTGGCGCTTCATGCTAAGTCGGGGCTGCCGTGGCATCAGTGGCCGCCCTCGCTGCGTAGGCGCCAACCAGAAGCCGTCAGCAGAAAACTGGAACTGCATAAAATGGAGGCTGAACAGGTAATGTTTAGCCAATACCTGTTTTTTAGGCAGTGGTGCCAGCTGAAGGCGTATTGCCGCAGCCGCAGAATCCAAATCGTCGGTGACCTGCCCTTCTATGTTGCCTACGACAGCGCCGACGTCTGGGTACACCCTGAGCTTTTCATGCTATACAAAAACGGCAAACCCCGCTACGTCGGAGGCGTCCCCCCGGATTACTTCAGCGCATCGGGGCAGCTGTGGGGCAACCCCGTTTATGATTGGCTGAGGCATGAGGAAACAGGGTTTGAATGGTGGATAAAGCGGATACGCCACAGCCTAAGCCTCTGCGATCAGCTGCGGCTGGACCACTTCAGGGGGTTTGTGGCGTACTGGAGAGTGCCTGCTCGAGCTGCAACAGCCCAGTCTGGACGATGGATTAAGGCGCCAGCGAAAGCTTTCTTTGCAAAAGTCAAAGCCGCTTATCCACAGCTGCCCTTTATACCCGAAGACCTCGGATACATCGATGACCCCGTCAAAAAAGCCATTACACAGTTGGGTGTCCCCGGCATGAGGGTTATGCTGTTTGGCTTCGACGACCAAGCCGACAACCCGCATCTGCTCAGAAACCACACTGTGAACTCGGTGGTTTACACGGGAACCCATGACACCAACACCGTCCGAGGATGGTACACAGAGGAAGCCACAGAAAAGGAGCGCCGAGTCCTCTCCAAGGCAGCGGGCGGAAAAGTCACGGAGAGCACAGTCAGCGTTAAAGTAGTTGAGTTAGCCGCATCTTCTGCCTCTGACCTTTGTATTGTGCCGCTTCAGGATGTTCTGGGGCTGGGGGCGACGGCTCGGATGAATAATCCAAGGTACCCCGCTGGGAACTGGGCTTGGCGGGTGACCAAGAGGCAGCTGGAAGGCGGCAAACTGGCTATGCTAGGCGATTTGTCCTTGAAGTTTAGCAGGGCATAGCTTGGGCTGTAAGCGAAGACGCTAAATAGGCATTCACCGCATCCTAGCAGCGAGGTAGAGAAATGCGGATAAAACTCAACAGATTCACGGCAGTGGTTTTAGCCGCGGTTGTATTCATATTCGTCAGCAGCGGCATCCTCGCATGGTCCTACAGGGAAAGTCTAGACTCCGATTCCAACCTTGCTTCTCTGCAGCAAATCCGCGACGAAACAATTCTCTACCTAGTCGCTAATCACACTGAAACAGCCAAGTTAACCAGCAACCTCTCCTGGACAGGCGGTCTAGTCGAGGAAGGCGTTTTAGGCTCTGAAACCTATCTCTTCACCAGCGGCAACTGGCAAATTCAAGTCACCTACCCCGTGGTCAAAAGCCCCCTCTACAGCATCAGCGCTAATTACTCCTCCCCGGAAGCCACAGTCATCTGGAAGGGCACCTACCAAAACGGCATACTAAAAGAGGTAAGCAGCGACATTTTGGTGTCCACTTCAGGCGCACTTTCGCAGGCGCAAATCCGTGATTTAACAATGAATTATGTTAAAACATTCCATAATGAAACCGCCTCCTACATGCAGGCCCTCGCATGGACCGGCGGAAAAGCGACTACGGAGGGAATTGTGGGCTCAGAAACCTACTGCTACATGAGCGGCCTCTGGAACCTGACTCTACAGTATCCCGTGGTCGCAGCTCCCATTTACACCATAGCAGTGCAGTACGATACCTCTAGCGATCTTGGTTTAGGCTCAGCGACGATTAATTGGCAGGGCACATTCCAAGAGGGGCTTATAATCGAAAAAGCATACAACTACACCCCATAACCCTTTTTGCAACCATCCTGAGGCGGTGAAACCCTAGTAGTTCAGGCTTAAGCCAAGTCTTAACAATCTTTATTAGCCCATCTCGCCGCTTCAAATATTGGAGAAGTATTCTCCGCCGTTTTGTTGTAAGTTTTGGGGATGAATCCACCTGAATGGCGCAGTCATTTTAAACGCGTTCTCTCATTTTTTGAAGAATAGGGGCGAATTGAAATTCGCTTTTGTGCAGGTGACAACTCGCTGCAACGCAAAATGCACCGACCGATGTAACATCTGGGCTTCCTCTCCCTACGATATGCCCATAGAAGAATTAAAATTCACAATCGACGTTCTGTCACGGAACAACTT from Candidatus Bathyarchaeota archaeon encodes:
- a CDS encoding glycosyltransferase, with translation MLNVELTRKIELKDFDNVASPDLIEAVRELGEKLKGKSVTHVNSTPFGGGVAEILHSLVPLMRSVGLDAHWEVIKGDFDFFTVTKKIHNALQGMNIMLSKEDENMYLEFNKMNSELSILDTDIVMVHDAQPAALIQYYPNRKNSWIWRCHVDLSTPNLAVWGFLEPYISQYDAAVFTAKEYVVPSLNVPNLAIRPPSINPLSEKNRSLPDTEVLSILERFNIRADRPIITQVGRFDPWKDPSGAIDVYRIVKQQIPEVQLLLIAGMAADDPEGWLYLEKSARHAGEDPDIHFLTDLKGVREREVNAFQSASQVVLQMSTREGFGLTVAEALWKGVPVVGRRVGGIPLQIIDGENGYLINTVEQAAERTLFLLKNREAAKQMGAKGKEFVRENFLILCQLRDYMSLYGVLLEEKGSGEEAASP
- the treZ gene encoding malto-oligosyltrehalose trehalohydrolase; the protein is MGADYQDGTCHFTVWAPNRSRVTLWLTGENQHLAMDPAGGGYWAHVAEGFEPGTLYMYELDGEAGLPDSASHYQPDGVFGASQVIDHDAYRWSDRGWRGLDLKDLVFYELHVGTFTGVGTFKAAAEHVAELCDFGVNAIELLPIAQFSGKRNWGYDGVFPFAVQNSYGRPDDLKALVDVCHQHGVALFVDFVYNHLGPEGNCLNNYAPYFPSTSMGQWGSNLNLDGEQNGGVRNYFLENTLHWLSHYHLDGIRLDAIYAMHDSSACHFLAELNQKVHHYAEGAGRKIHLVAESGYNIPQVLTPIEKGGWGFDGQWLDDYQHALFALLTGEKEGYYSLYGGLPDLADALSDAYVYVGQEPDMKRRLPSESYRWIPAWKLVVFSQNHDQVGNRLSGDRLSAIAGTEAAKLAAGVVLLSPYVPLLFMGEEYGETAPFLFFTDYQNPELGDAVREGRIREFAHFHWQSQAPDPQSAETYERSKLNWQLRYSARGEEVASYYRALLMLRRKYPLFRVQAERQIRQVSIQGNLLFMDKQGGEAAAGVVANFGKDAASYAFPFEGGGYSKIFDSADYSAADKASALSSSAAEGETQVIGGFGLAVYYKEPQETLPVG
- a CDS encoding DUF3536 domain-containing protein encodes the protein MAERSICIHGHFYQPPRENPWLEEVEFQESAQPYHDWNERVTAECYAPNAVSRVMDQDWRIIGLINNYTRISFNFGPTLLHWLARAKPQVYEAILNADRESMNNFSGHGSAIAQVYNHMIMPLANRHDKQTQVKWAIADFQKRFGRFPEGMWLPETAVDTETLEVLAENNMKFTILSPHQALKMRQIGKEEWLDVSDSKIDPRRAYRCDLPSGKVITLFFFDKRTASDIAFGNLLNNGEAFAKRLIDAFKDNSEEALIESVASDGELYGHHHPHGDMTLAYCIYHIVLNEAAKLTNFGEFLEKHPPQHEVQIQQNTSWSCIHGVERWRSDCGDNMGRPGWHQAWRKPLREAMDMLRDALLPRFEADASLYLKDPWAARDDYIEVIWDRSKESITNFLFKHATRVLTEAEVRRVIKLMEMQRHAMLMYTSCGWFFDEISGIETVQVMMYAARSMQLAEELFDIDLETPYVKILREAPSNIPEFKNGAKIYSIFIKPAVVDFAKISAQNTIREIFAENIQSAPTLPKMPNYCFSASVDSEVKRDDGKFRLIVNQSTIFSKVTLEEENFSCAAIWMGDHNVTCAVKADMKKHLFSKMRSELVASFEKGQINEIIVELARHLGQDSYSLKDLSKDDQRFILEYIVEDGLKKAKDLYDIIYHDNSTLLRFMKESRIPSPRPLRSAAEIVINMDMENLLYEESVDLKKLEKLIGDSRSLSVKLDSELLGFQASQKIASELSKLAMNPRDIEALKRTTELIRLLIVLPIALNLWESQNIVFTIVQNQYQTVKDHEDEDSKTWVAAFNELCNLLGIRLV
- the treY gene encoding malto-oligosyltrehalose synthase — translated: MKAPTATYRIQLNRGFTFSDLKDILPYLKTLGISHIYASPIFQAKEGSLHGYDVTDPDSISDDLGGRAGFEEVSDAAAALGLGWLQDIVSNHASYSVQNLRIKDVFSKGAGSAYACFFDVDWNHPSAKLFGKLMAPFLPEPYRKSLQSGQIRLVNDGEFKIKAGAFELPVNLATQQHLEMDGAVEQTLEKYNSRPEFLDAILVKQHYSLSHWRTALRHINYRRFFDIIDLIGVRMENPAAFEQMQTLFFELAQSGRFSALRFDHIDGLSGPQAYLEHMRSCLPQTYLVVEKILTGQEQLPLSWPVQGTTGYDFCDRVNKLLVQNENEAAFDEIYRSFVGESEAFEEMLYREKKSIILTSFMGDARNLARLFDDSLRKSAYRKPWSRRGLLAALVEVMTCFPIYRTYIDEGHRDDAAFKDALWSARQRSPQFADGYSAVDFILKASRASPDALEAVMRFQQYSGAVMAKGFEDTALYSYSRLLSLNEVGSNPSQFGISLEEFHRFNELRRENWPLTLNATSTHDSKRGEDVRARLAVLSELPGQFQASLLLWREINAAKKLTVDGTPAPDACMEYYLYQTLLGAYPWLKSERETFTARVGMHMVKALREQKTHSSWLSPNLPYEEAVADFVRAVLPDRAFLDAFLPLQQKTACLGALNSLSQTLLKVACPGVPDFYQGSELWNLSLVDPDNRGPVNLTVAKSLLSEVAALEPTQLPGLLSDFSDGKAKLYLIYRALRFRSSQKRLFEQGTYHPLAPQGKHARHAVAFCRNQDADWAVAVVQRYPSGLLYIRGGRPAESNSESSMAWGELDWADTYIELPKSAPNELTDIFTDRTHRVHSGRLLFSDILEKFPVALLWGKSNG